The following proteins come from a genomic window of Paracoccus tegillarcae:
- a CDS encoding relaxase/mobilization nuclease domain-containing protein: MNHGGLAKALIGEIEFPIWQGGAGMLAFQQAEVAREFDRFMTPKPKFSGRAAGLWRVAQGSNAVVLKKIHNGGTHTGKQLGNQLDYLFSKAAAVFGNMADLDPRARTLNGDQRKVIVDQWSDEWTGDPKNGHTTHLLVSFPFDVSGERGRPVVEEWCMEMFQSGLHSDGEEWAYVAALHTDRVNRHVHVVVNNRGLENGDWFYMAKDHAFNLDFMKERLVEIAAGQGMFLDKSSRLDRGVLTYGPSRAEIERAAREGREPVEARRQGRALSDALDHIQRNIETLRSLAVVATLISDEHLARKIEAAADLLEQGGIINHRNQEIVMDAETIRNRGDLATAFGNWLDESEKDISRLPVQEQREMREELYGIASEIVRDLGDDRGAQLMHHAPRTPVYQAQMDGDRITIEDKHNVIGPDGSKAMTAQIGAAAEKAGLDPSVIQSRMELGAANAWQEREWIKADILAVADAKKIDLSSEDGRGRAAELVDSFYAAAARTISRAVPIEQEATNDKLTRTLSVMADAHAQHGKVEFQNDEHAARFGADFRERYGENAMARMATGDTNALAVDFPDAGQRRAIARAVAAAGEAHQSVGITLAQTRQVKEKMAEQEADEHHVSRRKDLGHEL, translated from the coding sequence ATGAATCACGGTGGGCTGGCAAAGGCGCTGATCGGCGAGATCGAGTTTCCGATCTGGCAGGGCGGGGCGGGTATGCTGGCCTTCCAGCAGGCCGAGGTCGCGCGCGAGTTCGACAGGTTCATGACCCCGAAGCCGAAATTTTCCGGGCGGGCGGCGGGCCTGTGGCGCGTCGCCCAGGGCTCGAATGCGGTGGTGCTGAAGAAGATCCACAATGGCGGCACGCACACCGGAAAGCAGCTTGGCAACCAGCTGGATTACCTCTTCTCCAAGGCAGCGGCGGTGTTCGGCAACATGGCCGATCTGGACCCGCGCGCCCGGACGCTGAACGGCGATCAGCGCAAGGTGATCGTCGATCAGTGGTCTGACGAATGGACCGGCGATCCGAAGAACGGCCATACCACGCATCTGCTGGTTTCCTTCCCCTTCGATGTGAGCGGGGAGCGCGGCCGGCCAGTGGTCGAAGAATGGTGCATGGAGATGTTCCAGTCCGGTCTGCATTCGGATGGCGAGGAATGGGCCTATGTTGCGGCCCTGCACACCGATCGGGTCAACAGGCATGTCCATGTCGTCGTGAACAACCGGGGCCTGGAGAATGGCGACTGGTTCTATATGGCGAAGGACCACGCCTTTAATCTGGATTTCATGAAGGAACGGCTGGTCGAGATCGCCGCCGGGCAGGGCATGTTTCTGGACAAGAGCAGCCGCCTGGACCGGGGCGTCCTGACCTATGGGCCGTCACGGGCCGAGATCGAGCGGGCTGCGCGTGAAGGCCGTGAGCCCGTCGAGGCCCGCCGCCAGGGCAGGGCGCTCAGCGATGCCCTCGATCACATTCAGCGCAATATCGAGACGCTGCGCAGTCTCGCGGTCGTGGCCACGCTCATCAGCGACGAGCACCTGGCCCGGAAGATCGAGGCCGCAGCCGACCTGCTGGAACAGGGCGGCATTATCAATCACAGAAATCAGGAGATCGTCATGGACGCTGAAACCATCCGCAATCGCGGCGATCTGGCCACTGCCTTCGGGAACTGGCTGGATGAAAGCGAGAAGGACATTTCGCGCCTGCCCGTGCAGGAGCAGCGCGAAATGCGTGAGGAACTCTACGGTATTGCCTCGGAGATCGTGCGCGATCTGGGCGATGATCGCGGCGCGCAGCTGATGCACCATGCCCCGCGCACCCCGGTCTATCAGGCGCAGATGGACGGAGATCGCATCACCATCGAGGACAAGCACAACGTCATCGGGCCGGATGGCTCAAAGGCAATGACGGCGCAGATCGGCGCGGCCGCAGAGAAGGCCGGTCTCGATCCGAGCGTGATCCAGTCCCGGATGGAGCTTGGTGCCGCGAATGCCTGGCAGGAGCGCGAATGGATCAAGGCCGATATTCTGGCCGTGGCCGACGCGAAGAAGATCGATCTGTCTTCCGAGGACGGGCGGGGCAGGGCGGCCGAGCTGGTCGACAGCTTCTATGCCGCGGCGGCGCGGACGATTTCACGCGCAGTGCCGATCGAGCAGGAGGCCACAAATGACAAGCTCACCCGCACCCTGTCTGTAATGGCCGATGCTCACGCCCAGCATGGCAAGGTCGAGTTCCAGAATGATGAGCACGCTGCGCGCTTCGGGGCCGACTTCCGCGAACGCTATGGCGAGAATGCCATGGCGCGGATGGCGACCGGCGACACCAACGCCCTGGCCGTCGATTTTCCTGATGCGGGTCAGCGTCGGGCTATCGCGCGGGCTGTGGCAGCGGCGGGCGAAGCCCATCAGTCGGTCGGCATCACGCTCGCCCAGACCCGGCAGGTCAAAGAGAAAATGGCCGA
- the mobC gene encoding plasmid mobilization relaxosome protein MobC, whose protein sequence is MYTNRLTAIVRRLLMARKSLTKDQKAEAIRQLKAGGAVSTVADAVGAAPEAIKKEKALKLRQSEATTTYGSVVTVRLSPEEVHQLDRLKGVLGTESRSDVLRTLLRSSVGMLEFPPEQAAELEAIKHELHKIGVNINQIAFAANTRKIKLAKGQMHALDDLRLTMPKVRTFLQAVVSEQRRRGVRLFKAFIEGEA, encoded by the coding sequence ATGTATACAAACCGTCTGACCGCCATCGTCAGGAGACTATTGATGGCGCGTAAATCGCTGACGAAAGACCAGAAGGCAGAGGCCATCCGCCAGTTGAAGGCGGGCGGGGCTGTTTCCACGGTTGCTGACGCGGTTGGTGCCGCGCCTGAGGCGATCAAGAAGGAAAAGGCCCTGAAACTGCGTCAATCCGAGGCGACCACGACCTATGGAAGTGTCGTTACCGTGCGGCTATCCCCCGAGGAGGTGCACCAGTTGGACAGGCTGAAAGGGGTTCTTGGCACAGAAAGTCGTTCCGATGTGCTGCGCACCTTGCTGCGATCCAGTGTCGGGATGCTCGAATTTCCGCCTGAACAGGCGGCGGAGCTTGAGGCAATCAAACACGAGCTTCACAAGATTGGCGTCAACATCAACCAGATCGCCTTTGCTGCCAACACTCGGAAGATCAAGCTGGCGAAGGGTCAGATGCACGCCCTGGACGATTTGCGGCTCACCATGCCGAAGGTGCGCACCTTCCTTCAGGCGGTGGTCAGCGAGCAACGGCGTCGTGGAGTGCGACTGTTCAAAGCCTTCATCGAGGGTGAAGCATGA